TTTTGaaggaaaagagagagagagagagagaggagagattGAGTCATGTTGGACGGGTTGAGTTATGACCCCTTATTTGATCCATCTTAATCTAATCTATTGTGACTCAAGCACACTTTGGATATATTGGATCATGATCCATTTATTTATTTGGATCCACCCAACTTTGACCGGTTGATCTGCTCATTTGCCACCTCTAGGCACCCGACATTCGAAGCACGGATTCGACTAATTCAATTTCAATTTGGATTGGCCTACTAAAAGGAATAAAGCGTTTTCTACTTAGATTTTTTATTCTCACAACTCAATTCAAGACCTCTGATTGAAAGGTGAAAGGATCTCAACTATTCCACGAGAACTCTTGGTGGTGTAGAGTATAGTCTAACTAGACACAAAAAAGCAGCCCACCCCAATAATTATCTCTGTATTCTTTCCCTTTTATCTTGATATCTTCCTATGCTGTTGTGCTTGGTTTTATAAGAATATGTAGTCTACATTCTATTTTCAATGCAtgactaaaaaataaataaataaataaaaaaaaggtagTCCGGTGCATTAAGCTCCCGTTATGGGCAAGGTCCGGagaagggtcggaccacaagggtctattgtatgcagtctTACCATACATTACTGCATGCACAAGATGCTATTTCCACAGCTCGAACAtgtgacctcctgatcacatggcaacaactttactagTTACGCGAAGGTTCACCTTCTTTTCAATGCATGACTTTGCACCCTAAACTAAAACAGTGAGATGAGGAAATTACCATAATCCATTTGATAGTTGTTCAGGTACAAAATATGGGTGGTTGTAAAGGCAAGCAATGGAGCAGAAACCAATACTCTTGTAGCCTCATCCTTTATACTGAAACATCTTAGTACCGATATTATAAGCGAAAATCCAAGTAATGCCACTGCAGATGAGTAATCTAGTTTTTCTGTAAATTCCACACCTCTGCAATAAATGTACTGATAACAAGTTAATACAATTCCACAACAATATTAACTTCACTAAAAAATGAATTGAACTTCATGCCACGTATTGCAGTAATAGATTACTATATATGGTCAAAAGAAACGCCTAAAACCTGCTATCTGGAAAATAAGGAAACCAAAATATGATGAGCACCGGTAACAGGGTAAGTATGACAAAATAGAAAATGGATCTTAGGCCAAATTCTATCTCAAAAACAAGCTCATGAGGTGAGAATTGTTCGAAACTATATAAGGAGACAATATCTAATTATACCAATCAATGCGGGACAATCTAACACCTCCTCCTCCTCGCAAGCCCAGGCCTGATTAATTGGAAGGTAAATAACATAACATGAGACTGAACATTTGGTATACTAAGAATAAGTATGAGTCTGACTCTGATATTATATGGTGAATAAGGAAACCAATATATGATAGGCAAGGGTAAGTATGACAAAGCATGATGTTAGGAAAATAGATTTTGGGCCTAACCTAAGTCCAAAAGCTAGTTGAGGAGGCGAGGAACTGTCCGAGACTATATAACAACTCATTCTCTAAATCAACGTGGAACAATTTAGAACTCACCGACTGTGGAAGACAACACTCCAAAACCATGAAGTCACAGACAAGAGTGCGTATATGTGCCACAGACCAGCATAATCATAGGATATCCTCTTATTTAGCGTCGTAGATCGTAGCTTGAAAAAGGACAGCCATCCTTGGATATGCATTGCAAGGTTAAGTGCAGAGAAAGCAACAGAAACAGGCTCCTGGAAAGTTAAGATTGCACTTCTTATTAATAGGCATATATCAGTAAAGGATCTTAAGTAATATGAACTGAGAGCGTAAAAACTCTTTCCACGATCAATGTAGGTTAACCAATATAGAGATTTGGCCCATAAACATATATAGGTCCAAGGCTCATAATATTACAAACCTGAAGTCCGAACACTCGTTTAAATGTCCATTTACCATGATATTTCACAGGTCCAAATCCAAGTGCAGCTCGTTCTTTTTCTCTTTCGAGCATGCAGTGGTACTTGCAGTCATTTGGGCAATCGCTTTGTGTCAATTGCCGGTATAGGGGCTCTTTCTGGCTATCAGAGAAAGAACCATCTATATAGTATTTGCAATGTGTGAAGCATGTTTCACCAACACATCCAGTTTTTTCACATTGCAAAATACATGCCCTGCATTCATGATTATTCAGACAATACAATAAATGGTTTTAGAAAGGACAGTGGTGAAGATAAATGCAAAATTCAAATAAGACCACTTGGTTTCTGTTGCACCTATATTACACTACCTAAGAACAATGAAAAATTGGAACTCTTTCACAACATTACTAACACAAAGTAAAATTCTCAAATATGTTACCTGTATAATGGATCAACATCTCCAGCACTCGCATCAAATGCTCCAAAAACACAAGAAAGAGATACAAAGAAAATGGCCAGGTAACGATCTGCCATCTGATCGATCACTACTTTGATAAAAGAAAAACTCGAGATCTATTTTATTCTAGATGAGGTAAAGGAAATCTTAGatggaatttaattttgatgtCATGTTATGTCAAaatgttgaaagataatttttttttttttttggtcaagaACGTAAAAACATTTTGTTGACGATGAGACTCGAAATCAAGAATGTGAGATTTATAACTATATCACCAAATGGATGGTTTGGTTTTGGCTTCAATAGAGATTGCCAGccagattcaaattgaaataaatCCAGACTCCAACTATATAATGAAAAATGAGAGTGGAAAAAACCATGAATTTGTGTCCTCAATTTCGAAATCAAAAGCACAATAACAACATTTTGTAAAACGTATTTTAATCCAATAGAGACACTTTATGACAATGTCAATGGCTACAGCTGAAAAATAGGTATATTAGTAAAAGTATTACTCCTATGTAATAGAGGAAGACCGTTGATTCAGGACACACCGAAGCAGGGTAACCTTGTATCTTTAAATCAGGAGCAAAACATTTTATGTTAATTTGATTGTCATATAGAGATAAAATAATGTAAATTAATCTTGATTTGTATATTAAAGGAGCGGTTTGGTTCGAGAACAAGTTTTACACGAATTATAATTGGGTATAGTGTATCGAATTTTTACAATATTAGGTCATCTAAAAGATAATTACATAAACTGCAGAACCAAAATTTTCACTAAAGAAAGCCAAAGTATAAAGAAGTAAATATACTAAGAAGTTAAGGGATTCAACATATAATTTAACAGCATAAAATAAAAACTTTGACCTATCGCAATGTAAGTTTTTGACGAAG
The sequence above is drawn from the Nicotiana tabacum cultivar K326 chromosome 13, ASM71507v2, whole genome shotgun sequence genome and encodes:
- the LOC107810428 gene encoding uncharacterized protein LOC107810428, giving the protein MADRYLAIFFVSLSCVFGAFDASAGDVDPLYRACILQCEKTGCVGETCFTHCKYYIDGSFSDSQKEPLYRQLTQSDCPNDCKYHCMLEREKERAALGFGPVKYHGKWTFKRVFGLQEPVSVAFSALNLAMHIQGWLSFFKLRSTTLNKRISYDYAGLWHIYALLSVTSWFWSVVFHSRGVEFTEKLDYSSAVALLGFSLIISVLRCFSIKDEATRVLVSAPLLAFTTTHILYLNNYQMDYGWNVKVCVIMGVAQLLIWAIWAGISHHPSKWKIWTVVVGGGFAMLLEIYDFPPYAGLIDAHSLWHAITVPLTYIWWSFIQDDAKYQTINPSKKVE